The following DNA comes from Rosa rugosa chromosome 5, drRosRugo1.1, whole genome shotgun sequence.
TAGTAACGAGCAAAACCTTTCCAAAAGCATACAAGACCACGTCCTTGatatcaaaattttaaaattgtcTTCGACGAAATGCAGTTTTcagagaataaaaacaaaaaatggaaaGGTTTCTTAAAAGGTGCCATATTACAAAATACTTCTAGGCCTCAGTAATAGGATACTCAAACACAACATCTCTGCCCGACAGCTTCCGATAAACTGCAGAGAAGCTCTCCAGCTTGTATTCTGTGTTGTTTCGCTCCTTGGGGTCCAAAAACACCTGCCCAACAATACCATAAAACATAAATTAACATGGTAGAAAACATACAAGTCCAACATATTAAGAACGATTAAACATACAGTATTTAACTCAACATACTACATTCTCAATTCCCGTATCCAAGTGTCAGTCTTTACCATTTTTGTAATGAAACCATCTATTAGATAATAATACTTCTCCATTCATGCCTTAAAACATTATAACCTAATTTTCTCCTTTCTTAGTGTTGATAAGTGAATGTCACTCTATATAgatcagagaaaaaaaaatttcccttCAGTGAGTCATGAAGGCTACCTTCATTATCTTTGACCCATCAAGACGATATCTGGTGCGCTTTCCGACAATCTCAGCAGGAGAGACAACATCCTCCAACATAGCCTCGTGGACAGCAGTTAGTGTGCGAGTGCGGGGCCGTTGAACAGCGGAACCTTTCTTTGGAGGCCTCACTATCCTACGTGTGGCAATCAGGATAACATCCTACCAGATAACAAACAAAAAAGGCACTATAAACATTACAAAACACAATCATAAGCAGATAAATATAAAAGTATGAATGAAAGGAGAATCGCTTTAATCACAGGTAGATAAACAAATAAGAGAAGAAAACCCTACAATTAAACAACAGACAGCAAATGTAGATCAAAACTAGCAACTGGGGAAGAAAATTAAAATGGTCACAGTCTTAAGGCACAAACTTTAATACCTAGACAAAGGTACACTAATATCAGATGAAAGACCTAGTCTCAGTTTGCTCTATGAAGGACAGAACCAATAAACATAAATCAGTAATCACCTTTCCGCTGAACTTCTTCTCAAGCTCCCTCACAAGACGAACATGGATCTTGCGGTAAGCCTTCCTCAGTCTATAGGGTACATGAACAACAACAGCCTTCCTGTTTCCCGCAACATCAACTTGACTGCAAGAGAAAAGCAAGATTACTACTACATGATAGGCCACGTTTTACAGTACAGATAAACACAGTAAAACCATTCTTACACTGCTGAATTTATATATAGATCCTTCAGCTCACTTTTCAGCTCCTGGTTAGTGTTTTCCAAATCGAAAAATGCCTGCGCAGAGATCAACTcgtgagaaaaacaaaaacattacaACTACAACACGACCGAGAAGCACAACAGAAAGCAACATAGCTTACTTGCGCAACCGACTCTTCAAACTCGGTCGGCTCGGCATCCTTATCCTTGTGAATCTTCTTCCTTGAAGTAAACATCTTAGACAAACCTGACtacagaaaacaaataaaacatagTTAGCATTTCTTTTCAAAATGCGGTACTATGCTCATGAaggagaataaaaaaaaaactaaaaaaatagctTTAAGAATCGAATCGAATCGTTGCGGTtccttcaaaaacaaaaaaaaagcagaGATTGAAAGTCTGAATCACAAACAGCAAATAAAATCTAAGATGCAAATATGAACTCAAAGCAACTTTATCACAAATCTAAAGCTTCTTCCAAGACGAATCTGACAAATAATCAAGCCAGCACATGCTACGACCATGGATTTTGAAGTGAAGGTTATGATTTTCGTAGGttgagaaaacaaaattgagaTGCATTTCGATACGCTTAGGGAAATAGAGAGTGATGTGAGGTGAATCGAATGTAGGGGAAGAGGAGGGATTGAGAAGTGGAAATACCTGGAGAGGAATGGAGAGCTGGAGAGAGAGGGGTGCGCTTCGAGTCTCAAAACCCTGTAACTCTTTGTTCGGCGGATAAGAGAAACCCTAGCGATTCTTTGGAATAAAAATGGTATAGACAGGGCGACTGGGCCTCCAAGTGAAACGGCTAGCGGACTTGGGCCTGGTATACCAGTTTTGTTCGGGTCAACTGAAGTTGAGTTGACttggccattttttttttttttttttttttttgccctctTACCGAACAAGAAAGCTCAAATCTTTTCTCCTCTAGCTACCCCCAAAAGTTTCATCCTTGAAAGAAATGGCCTATGAAATATAGGCCATAGGAGAGAAATCAAATGCTTATTTTTTGCAAGAGAGCCATAAAATTTGCGAAAACAGTATATGTGAATATTGTTGTATTCACAGTAGAGTATTTTGGGTGGAAGAGGAAGCGAGATTTGCCATCAGAGTGATAATAATGAATGATATGCCGTTTATTTCCATATTTTAGTTGAATTTATTTCCACATTTTAGTTGAATATTTATTTTGTTAACAACTTTATTAGTATATAATGTGAttgaacaaaatattattacagAGGCTAAATCATTAACAAGAAAAAAGACTAAATTATTGAAATGCGATACTTCCGTTAAATATCTTTTGAATAGGTTGTGTTTCATGCACATGTGACATGTCAATTGTGGGTGGAAAACTTAACAGAAGTTGGAGATTTGTACGAATCAAGACAAGATTGAAGGAGTTTTATGTACTAATTGCAATTAAAAGTGAAATGCAAGTACCATCAAGAAGATCAAAAATAAATTCATGTATTATTTATGATAATAACGCTTTATTTTCTTGTCATAAATTAAAGGAGATTAGGCCTAGATTACTTGAGTTGAGTTGGTAATAATAATCAGTTTTGGTAATCAATTTTGAattggagagaaaaaaaaaatctcatctAAAATTGAAAAGTACACAAAATCCAATCTGGGAATTGGGAACCAAGGAAAAATGGCAGCTAGTAGCCACCAATTGCAATGGGGCACAAACGTCATTTCAGCGTCTACTCCTGTCTTTCTGGTAAATCAAAGCGTGTCTCCTtcagtcaaaactcaaaaccctTCGCTTCACAGCCAAAGCCGCCACTCAGCATCGGCCACGCAATCCCATTCTCCAATCAAAAtcactctctcttttctttcgcACCACACTCTTATATATTCGGCCTGAAGCTTTGCTTTCAGGGATTTGTCGCCGATCCTCTGTTTCTCAGTAAggcttcactctctctctctttcaatcTTGCTCTAGCTAATCGATTCTACAATCTTTATCTGTTTGTCTTCGATTTGCTGGAGAAAGCCAATGtttgtattattatttttggttaATTTCTGATTATGTTTGAGTTGGGTAGTCAGTGAAAGTGATTCAAACCCCCTTTTAAGGCTCTCTTGTTTGACTTTAATATGTTATATGAGGCCTTTATTTCAATGGCCCCAAATTCCTTTTCCCAATTCGAAGCCGAGATGTTGGTTTAGTGAGGTAGTAGTATAGGCCAGATTTGGATTTGAGTTTTGGGTAGCTGGATTTAATATAGGATGAGAGCTAATTTGAAGTGATCAAAGTACTAttgtgtttttgtgttgaggTTCAACTTATGTGTACTGAAGTCTGTGTGAATAGTCGTTGTATTGATTTTTCTTTGGCCTCAAAAACAATTTACGTTTGTGTTTGCGTGTTAATGTGATATTAATCTCTACTTGTTTGCTCAGGTGGAGTTCATTTTGTGTTATATGTATTCATAATTTCATGTATGTAGTTTTCTGGTGTTGTGTAtttctatttttatattttttttattccggGAGGACAATGTACTGCATTAACTGCTTGTGTctttgttgtaattttgattttcCCATTAGCACGATTATGTCTATGATTTGTTTGTATAATCAACTCATGTTTTCTTGCAGGATCTTCTAAATAGCTATGGGAAGCAGTCCGGCGCCATTTTCAGATATCGGCAAGAAAGCAAAAGGTATCATGTGTCAGAATTGCTGCTTAGTGGTTTCAATTCTTGAACCATAATTTGTATGAGAGAGCTTTCTATATAATGTTTGTCATCACGAAAAGTGGAAGCCACATAATGGATGTGTCTTGCTGGTCTATTTCCTTGCTTGTGGTTCTCATacaatttatattttttttttcttgctgcATGCTTGTAATTAAATGCTCGGTTTTCTTACAAAATTACTTTTCTTTGAAGTTGTAAGTTAAATTGCTTACAAGTTTCTTGCTATCTGCAGACCTTCTGACCAAGGATTACAACTTTGACCAAAAGTTTACCCTGTCGGTGGTGGGCTCTACTGGGCTGGTATTATATAAGTCCACTCTCTAAGTTTTAGGTTCTTTTCCCAGTTTTCATTTTAGCTGGTTGGTTTGTTGGGCGGGAGAGCTAAACATCTATGCTTTAATAATTAACTGTCGTAGAGTTCTGTAGTTGATATTCTTACAACTAGATCT
Coding sequences within:
- the LOC133709574 gene encoding small ribosomal subunit protein eS7z, which codes for MFTSRKKIHKDKDAEPTEFEESVAQAFFDLENTNQELKSELKDLYINSAVQVDVAGNRKAVVVHVPYRLRKAYRKIHVRLVRELEKKFSGKDVILIATRRIVRPPKKGSAVQRPRTRTLTAVHEAMLEDVVSPAEIVGKRTRYRLDGSKIMKVFLDPKERNNTEYKLESFSAVYRKLSGRDVVFEYPITEA